A window of Arcobacter acticola genomic DNA:
TTCCTGCAGTCATTCTGATATCAATCTCATATTGTTCGAAAATAAAAACATTTTTATAAACAGAATCTAATATATTTTTCATCAATTCTATAAAAGTGGCTTTATCATCAAGGGTACTTATTACACAGTAATTATCAGATGGAAATTTAAAAAGTTTTAAATGGGAATATTTCTTTATTTTTTTATTTATTAATTGAGCAACATCGATTAAAATTGAATCACCAACATTATGACCAAAAAAATCATTTACTTCTTTAAATGAATTAATATTTAATAAACAAACAGCTTCTAGTATTAGTGTTTTATTTTGTAAATCTTCAATTAATTTTGTACGATTGGGAAATTTACTTAAATTATCAGTATACAAAAGTTGAAATAATTCATTTTTATGTTCTATTTCATGACTTATATCATTTAAAATAATTATATTTGTATTATTGTGAGTTAAAAATATTTTTTGTAGAGAAAAGAAACGTTTATTTTTTTCTTCATCTAAGATACAAACTTTTGTGTTAACAATCTTAGGATTTTTTAACCATTTTTTATTTAACTCAGTGAAACAATCTTCTTCTTTATGAAAAATATTTTTTATTTTCTTATATTTTGTATTTAATTCATCCAATGAAAAACAATTTGTAAGTTTAAAAAAATGTTCATTTGAAAAAATAATACTATGTCCATCTGTGGAAAAAATTGGGTAACTTATATTATCAATTATTGAGTTTGAAAATTCTTCTTCTTTTTTAATTAAAGGTTTTTTCTCAATTAGATTTATGTATTTACCTATTTTATTACTTAAGTCATCGAAGTTTAAGGGATTGTATATACTGTCAAAATTTCTAATTTTTGATATTTTTTTTAAATCAGATTCATGATTTATTAGAAAAACTATAAGTATATTATCGTGTAAGATCTTTTTTATTTTATCAAAGTGTTCAAAGAATTTGATATTAATAACTAAAAGATCTGTTAAATCAAAATCTTCATTTAAGTTATTAATATCTGAAAAAAGTGTAAATTTAATATTCTTTAATTTATTTAAAGAATATCTTTCTAACTCTTCAAATTGGATAATGTTGTCATCTATTATTGATATATCATAACGCATTATTTACCTTGATTCTTCTTTTTTTATAATAGTTTACATAAATTATCTTTAAAATGACTTTATTGTTTTTAAAGCAAAATAAATAGAAATTTTATAAATTATTTACTAAAAATTTTTATTGCATTATCTAAGTCTTGTTGTGTGTCTATTCCAAAAGATTTAGATTCAACTTTTACCATTGCTATCTTGAATCCATTATCTATAGCTCTTAATTGTTCAAGTTTTTCTATATTTTCTAATTTTGAAGATTTTAACTCACAAAAATTATTTAGTGATTTTTTTGTAAAACCATATATTCCTAGATGACCACTATAAGTTGCAGCTTCATAATGATCTCTATGATAAGGTACTTTTGCACGTGAAAAATAAATAGCATTTGAATCTTCATCTAAGATTACTTTTACATGATTTGGATCATCAGCTAGTTCTGAACTAATCTCTTTATAACAAGAGGTAATCATAATATCTTCGTTATTTTCTTTTATTTGTTTTACTCTATTTATAACTGCTTGAACTACTTCAACTTCAATAAATGGTTCATCACCTTGAACATTTACAATAATCTCATCATCACTTAAGTTTAAAATATTCACAGCTTCATTTATTCTATCTGTTCCACTTTGATGTTCTGAAGAAGTCATAACAGCATCAAAACCATGCTCTTTAGCTAAATCAATAACTTCTTGTGAATCAGTAGCAATTACTACTTTATCCAAGCTACTTACTTGTTTGGCAGTTCTTATTACCATTGGTAGTCCTAAAATATCAACCAAAATTTT
This region includes:
- the kdsB gene encoding 3-deoxy-manno-octulosonate cytidylyltransferase, producing the protein MIIIPARLNSSRFANKILVDILGLPMVIRTAKQVSSLDKVVIATDSQEVIDLAKEHGFDAVMTSSEHQSGTDRINEAVNILNLSDDEIIVNVQGDEPFIEVEVVQAVINRVKQIKENNEDIMITSCYKEISSELADDPNHVKVILDEDSNAIYFSRAKVPYHRDHYEAATYSGHLGIYGFTKKSLNNFCELKSSKLENIEKLEQLRAIDNGFKIAMVKVESKSFGIDTQQDLDNAIKIFSK
- a CDS encoding EAL domain-containing protein; protein product: MRYDISIIDDNIIQFEELERYSLNKLKNIKFTLFSDINNLNEDFDLTDLLVINIKFFEHFDKIKKILHDNILIVFLINHESDLKKISKIRNFDSIYNPLNFDDLSNKIGKYINLIEKKPLIKKEEEFSNSIIDNISYPIFSTDGHSIIFSNEHFFKLTNCFSLDELNTKYKKIKNIFHKEEDCFTELNKKWLKNPKIVNTKVCILDEEKNKRFFSLQKIFLTHNNTNIIILNDISHEIEHKNELFQLLYTDNLSKFPNRTKLIEDLQNKTLILEAVCLLNINSFKEVNDFFGHNVGDSILIDVAQLINKKIKKYSHLKLFKFPSDNYCVISTLDDKATFIELMKNILDSVYKNVFIFEQYEIDIRMTAGISFSNKNNKLITADIALQTAKKENKDYLVFFDELDKFQEYENNMHWTKKLKSAFIHDNIEVYFQPLVNNKTLKVDKYECLVRLIEENGKVISPYFFLDISKKSNQYKKLTRIVLEKSFKRFEHLPFEFSVNISYEDIESADFLDFIRSMISKYNISNRVVFEILEDESIKNYQCLVQFIDEVKALGCKIAIDDFGSGYSNFEHLLKMNVDYLKIDASLIKNVATDETSYKITKTIIEFAKNLNLKTIAEYVENEQIFNIVRDLGADYSQGYFFSEPIAIPNVSEFQKKMNHE